Proteins encoded together in one Chryseobacterium taklimakanense window:
- the wecB gene encoding non-hydrolyzing UDP-N-acetylglucosamine 2-epimerase: protein MKKLKVMTVVGTRPEIIRLSRVLSALDASEAVEHTIVHTGQNYDYELNQIFFEDLGLRKPDYFLEAAGKTATETVGNILIKIDPLLEELKPDAFLVLGDTNSCLCAIPAKKRHIPIFHMEAGNRCFDQRVPEETNRKIVDHTADINLTYSDIAREYLLREGLPADRVIKTGSPMFEVLNHYLPQIEKSEVLEKLNLEEGKFFVVSSHREENINSEKNFRNLMASLNAIAEKYRYPIIVSTHPRTRNMIDKMQIDMRPEIQFLKPLGFHDYNALQKRAYAVLSDSGTISEESSILNFRALNIRQAHERPEAMEEASVMMVGLSPERIMQGLSQVLRQEVGEKRNFRPVADYSMPNVSEKVVRIIISYTDYVKRVVWSEEI, encoded by the coding sequence ATGAAAAAATTGAAAGTAATGACGGTGGTAGGAACCCGTCCTGAAATTATCAGATTGTCAAGAGTATTATCCGCGTTAGATGCTTCTGAGGCGGTTGAACATACCATCGTCCATACCGGACAGAATTACGATTATGAACTGAACCAGATATTTTTTGAAGACCTCGGGCTTCGCAAGCCGGACTATTTTCTGGAAGCCGCCGGGAAAACAGCGACTGAAACCGTTGGAAATATTCTGATTAAAATTGATCCGTTGCTGGAGGAACTCAAACCGGATGCGTTTCTCGTTTTGGGAGATACCAATTCGTGTCTGTGTGCAATCCCGGCAAAAAAGCGTCACATCCCTATTTTCCACATGGAAGCAGGGAACCGCTGTTTTGACCAAAGAGTACCGGAAGAAACCAACCGTAAAATTGTGGACCATACGGCAGACATCAACCTGACGTATTCCGACATTGCCCGCGAATATCTCTTAAGAGAAGGTTTACCGGCAGACAGAGTTATCAAAACAGGCTCTCCGATGTTCGAAGTGCTAAACCATTACCTTCCTCAGATTGAAAAATCGGAAGTGCTTGAAAAATTAAATCTGGAAGAAGGCAAATTTTTTGTGGTGTCTTCACATCGTGAAGAAAACATCAACTCTGAAAAGAATTTTAGAAACCTGATGGCTTCGCTCAATGCAATTGCTGAAAAATACAGGTATCCAATTATTGTTTCCACGCACCCGAGAACAAGAAACATGATCGATAAAATGCAAATCGATATGCGCCCGGAAATTCAGTTTCTGAAACCGCTCGGTTTTCACGACTATAACGCCCTTCAGAAAAGAGCCTATGCAGTACTGTCCGATTCGGGAACGATTTCCGAGGAGTCATCCATTCTGAATTTTAGAGCTTTGAATATACGCCAGGCGCACGAAAGGCCCGAGGCTATGGAAGAAGCCAGCGTAATGATGGTGGGCCTTTCCCCGGAAAGGATTATGCAGGGCTTAAGCCAGGTGCTGCGTCAGGAAGTGGGTGAAAAAAGAAACTTCCGTCCTGTAGCAGATTACTCGATGCCCAATGTTTCGGAAAAAGTGGTAAGGATTATTATTTCTTATACAGACTATGTAAAACGGGTGGTGTGGTCCGAAGAAATTTAA
- a CDS encoding O-antigen ligase family protein, protein MEVGNTRQFTFETFFLIFVTVGYVLFSSFAIPLGIENTRIFAVPYRVAVALFSVYFIIKGFPRLKSAALPVTSIIIFWALYFFKCWYSFNNDSYEPKVLSQVNETYIRILLIAFLPSVALVMMDYAKVNLKTAALWCFRILFFMLLLNAVYGLANMENGRMPHIFSIYYISYGHLGTSLVLISFFFLLFKKDNQWRWLWICGILLGCYIIVEGFARSPFLAMVVCTLVLLVIKRKIKYILIFVLLLVLVIAAIYISVKTGSNTLIFAERVYRWLFEGDNSLRTPLFQRAVSIFTEHPLLGGRVLYEDGMYPHNLFLELLMSSGIIGFIFYFAKFIPLFDTGQYFFKNGGNNYHTVFFLLFLQYLTLVMTSYSLIGTPEFIHLSAVVIGLSLNNKK, encoded by the coding sequence ATGGAAGTAGGGAATACGCGTCAGTTTACATTCGAGACATTTTTTTTAATTTTTGTAACTGTCGGATATGTCTTATTCAGCAGCTTCGCCATTCCGCTCGGAATTGAGAACACGAGAATTTTTGCGGTGCCTTATCGTGTAGCGGTTGCATTATTTTCAGTATATTTTATCATTAAAGGATTTCCTCGATTAAAGAGTGCAGCGTTACCGGTAACCAGCATAATTATTTTTTGGGCGCTCTATTTCTTCAAATGTTGGTATTCTTTTAATAATGACAGCTATGAACCGAAGGTTTTAAGTCAGGTTAATGAAACGTATATTCGGATTTTGCTTATTGCATTTCTTCCTTCGGTGGCTTTGGTGATGATGGATTATGCTAAAGTAAATCTTAAAACGGCTGCACTATGGTGTTTCCGGATTTTGTTTTTCATGCTTCTGCTCAATGCCGTGTATGGTCTGGCAAATATGGAAAACGGACGCATGCCCCATATTTTTTCTATTTATTATATTTCATATGGCCACTTGGGAACTTCACTGGTACTGATCTCCTTTTTTTTTCTTCTGTTCAAAAAAGATAATCAGTGGCGTTGGCTTTGGATCTGCGGAATCTTGCTCGGCTGCTATATTATCGTGGAAGGTTTTGCGAGAAGTCCATTTCTAGCCATGGTAGTATGCACATTGGTCCTTCTCGTGATAAAGCGGAAAATAAAATATATTTTGATTTTTGTTTTGCTTTTAGTGTTGGTGATTGCTGCAATTTATATTTCTGTTAAAACCGGAAGCAATACGCTTATCTTTGCAGAACGGGTGTACAGGTGGCTTTTTGAAGGCGACAATTCGCTTCGCACGCCTCTTTTCCAAAGGGCAGTTTCAATATTCACGGAACATCCGTTATTAGGAGGTCGGGTGCTGTATGAAGACGGTATGTATCCTCACAATCTGTTTTTGGAGTTGCTGATGTCGTCCGGCATCATTGGTTTTATTTTTTATTTTGCTAAATTTATCCCGTTGTTTGATACAGGTCAGTATTTTTTCAAAAACGGAGGAAATAATTATCATACTGTATTTTTTTTGCTGTTCTTGCAGTATTTGACGTTGGTGATGACTTCATATTCCCTGATAGGAACCCCTGAATTCATTCATTTAAGTGCTGTGGTCATCGGACTGAGTTTAAATAATAAAAAATGA
- a CDS encoding polysaccharide biosynthesis C-terminal domain-containing protein has translation MKKKIGITGQKGFVGSHLYNTLGLYPDQYERIGFHRDYFENPEKLDDFVKQCDVIVHLAAMNRHESQEFIYETNVNLAQKLADSVERTGSKAHVLFSSSSQEERDNLYGKSKKEGREILGRAAAKNGGIFTGLIISNVFGPFGKPGYNSFIATFCHKLTHGEQPVIDMDGEVKLIYVGDLVEEIMTKIRQGKTEQEFVVPFRTSAKVSEVLEKLENYKNLYFENGEIPVLETAFDYQLFNTFRSYFDIKQHYPVKFTQHKDPRGAFVEVIRLGIGGQCSFSTTVPGITRGNHFHTRKIERFAVIKGKALIQLRKIGTDEVLDFYLDGNEPSYVDMPVWYTHNIKNIGEEDLYTIFWINEPYNPQDADTYFETV, from the coding sequence ATGAAAAAGAAAATAGGAATTACCGGGCAGAAAGGTTTTGTGGGTTCCCATCTGTACAATACTTTGGGTTTATATCCCGACCAGTATGAGAGAATCGGTTTTCACAGGGATTATTTTGAGAATCCCGAAAAACTGGATGATTTCGTAAAACAGTGTGATGTGATCGTGCATTTGGCCGCGATGAACCGCCACGAAAGCCAGGAATTCATCTACGAAACCAATGTAAATCTTGCCCAAAAACTGGCTGATTCCGTAGAAAGAACCGGTTCCAAAGCGCATGTGCTTTTCTCATCGTCTTCTCAGGAAGAACGTGACAATTTATACGGAAAATCCAAGAAGGAAGGCCGGGAAATTTTAGGAAGAGCAGCAGCAAAAAATGGCGGAATTTTTACAGGTTTGATTATTTCAAATGTTTTCGGGCCGTTTGGGAAGCCAGGATACAACTCCTTTATCGCCACCTTCTGCCATAAACTTACGCATGGCGAACAACCCGTAATCGATATGGACGGTGAGGTGAAGTTGATTTATGTAGGTGATCTGGTGGAAGAAATCATGACGAAAATTCGGCAGGGCAAAACAGAACAGGAGTTTGTGGTGCCTTTCCGAACTTCGGCAAAGGTTTCCGAAGTTTTGGAAAAGCTTGAAAATTATAAAAATCTTTATTTCGAAAACGGCGAAATTCCGGTTTTGGAAACCGCTTTTGATTATCAGCTGTTCAACACGTTCAGGTCTTATTTCGATATTAAGCAACATTATCCCGTTAAATTCACCCAGCATAAAGATCCGCGCGGTGCTTTTGTAGAAGTCATTCGGCTTGGAATCGGCGGACAGTGCTCATTTTCCACCACAGTTCCCGGCATTACCCGAGGAAACCATTTTCACACCAGAAAAATTGAGCGGTTCGCCGTGATCAAAGGAAAAGCACTTATTCAGCTTAGAAAAATCGGGACGGACGAAGTTCTGGATTTTTATTTGGACGGAAACGAACCGTCCTACGTGGATATGCCGGTGTGGTACACCCACAACATTAAAAATATTGGCGAAGAGGATCTTTATACCATTTTCTGGATCAACGAGCCATATAATCCGCAGGATGCAGATACTTATTTTGAAACGGTGTAA
- a CDS encoding polysaccharide biosynthesis protein, whose product MEIKNKTLLITGGTGSFGTAVLRKFINSDHFREIRIFSRDEKKQDDMRNQFKNDKLKFYIGDVREYSSIEPATRGVDYIFHAAALKQVPSCEFFPMQAVQTNVIGTQNVIEAAVKNNVAKVICLSTDKAAYPINAMGISKAMMEKVAVAASRNAGETTVCLTRYGNVMASRGSVIPLFVKQIKNQESLTITDPKMTRFLMSLEEAVDLVLFAFEHGNPGDLFVNKAPAGTIGDLAQALRELFNADNEIKIIGTRHGEKLYETLCTREEMEKAEDMGNFYRIPADNRDLNYAQYFSEGDRDISAIEDYHSHNTAQQDVEGMKKLLLKLPLIRKEVLGEDIMQYPD is encoded by the coding sequence ATGGAAATCAAAAACAAAACCCTCCTCATTACCGGCGGTACCGGTTCTTTTGGTACAGCAGTTTTAAGAAAATTTATTAATTCTGATCACTTCAGGGAAATCCGCATTTTTTCGCGCGATGAGAAAAAGCAGGACGATATGCGGAATCAGTTTAAAAACGACAAACTGAAGTTCTATATCGGCGATGTACGCGAATATTCCAGTATTGAACCCGCAACGCGCGGTGTTGATTATATTTTTCACGCCGCGGCCCTGAAACAGGTTCCTTCATGTGAATTTTTCCCGATGCAGGCGGTGCAGACGAATGTGATCGGTACCCAAAATGTGATTGAGGCCGCGGTGAAAAATAATGTGGCTAAAGTAATCTGCCTCAGTACCGACAAGGCTGCATATCCGATTAATGCCATGGGAATCTCTAAGGCGATGATGGAAAAAGTAGCGGTGGCCGCTTCCAGAAATGCAGGAGAAACCACTGTTTGCCTCACAAGATACGGGAATGTAATGGCCTCGCGTGGTTCGGTTATACCGCTTTTTGTGAAACAGATTAAAAATCAGGAATCGCTCACAATCACAGATCCTAAAATGACACGTTTTTTGATGTCTCTCGAAGAAGCGGTAGACTTGGTTTTGTTTGCTTTCGAGCATGGAAATCCGGGCGACCTTTTCGTGAACAAGGCACCTGCCGGAACGATTGGTGATTTGGCTCAGGCATTAAGGGAACTCTTCAATGCAGATAACGAAATCAAGATCATCGGGACACGGCACGGCGAAAAACTGTATGAAACGCTTTGTACCCGCGAAGAAATGGAAAAGGCTGAAGATATGGGGAATTTTTATAGAATTCCTGCGGACAACCGGGATTTGAACTATGCGCAGTATTTCTCCGAGGGCGACCGCGATATTTCTGCCATTGAGGATTACCACTCTCACAATACTGCACAGCAGGACGTTGAAGGCATGAAAAAACTTTTGCTGAAACTTCCTTTAATACGCAAAGAAGTTCTCGGTGAAGACATCATGCAGTACCCGGACTGA